The proteins below come from a single Dryobates pubescens isolate bDryPub1 chromosome 16, bDryPub1.pri, whole genome shotgun sequence genomic window:
- the FAM114A2 gene encoding protein FAM114A2 has product MLVIMSGKDSSESLKEETPCEDKNEQKAEELTCDKSDEVREQESEPVPMTRKRPEPKPPSQPPVTAKPTAETLKVSDSPAVAQTGWGYWGSWGKSLLSTATATVATVGQGISNVIEKAETTLGIPSPSEISSETRDATRGKENPGAGSTDAAEDGSSFPIAGALGVLSTISTAVQSTGKSVITGGLDALEFIGKKTMDVIAEGDPGFKKTKGLMIRTSTLSQVLREAKEKEEQQTATEVTMATEKKAHYGLLFDEFQGLSHLEALEMLSRESESKVKSVLNALSGAELDTLEEEMEQLKEAFSLPEFFEDEEEESKGDEEFTKEVTELFSELRVSSKPDKLITVRTSAHEWIARFNSSLPKEEKESEENQAVESRDGDHDAKESVEDIHAFAIRSLAEMTACSIEMFHKTAALFLHGEKQEVAATDRAKSLSQMTIMLCKELSAFSKEFTTCLTTAGVKEKADVLNPLITGVFLEASNSASYIQDAFQLLLPVLQISLIEARTEPSP; this is encoded by the exons aTGTTAGTAATCATGTCTGGGAAAGACAGCAGTGAAAGCCTGAAGGAAGAAACTCCTTGTGAAGACAAAAAtgaacagaaagcagaagagctTACCTGTGATAAGAGTGATGAAGTAAGAGAGCAAGAGTCTGAGCCTGTGCCTATGACTCGGAAAAGACCTGAGCCCAAACCCCCAAGTCAGCCTCCTGTCACAGCAAAGCCAACAGCTGAAACCCTGAAG gTCTCAGATTCTCCAGCTGTAGCTCAGACAGGATGGGGGTActggggaagctgggggaaATCTCTACTGTCAACTGCAACTGCTACTGTAGCTACTGTAG GTCAAGGTATTTCAAATGTCAtagaaaaagcagaaacaacCCTTGGGATCCCCAGTCCTAGTGAAATATCTTCAGAGACTAGAGATGCTACAAGAG GAAAGGAGAatcctggtgctggcagcacagatgcAGCTGAGGATGGCAGCTCCTTTCCTATTGCTGGCGCTCTTGGAGTTTTATCAACCATCTCTACTGCTGTCCAAAGCACA GGGAAAAGTGTTATTACTGGAGGTCTGGATGCCTTGGAATTCATTGGGAAAAAGACAATGGATGTAATAGCTGAGGGAGACCCTGGATTCAAAAAGACAAAGGGCCTAATGATCAGAACCTCTACGTTGTCTCAG gtcTTACGAGaggcaaaagagaaagaagagcagcagaCAGCTACTGAGGTTACCATGGCTACGGAGAAGAAAGCCCATTATGGGTTACTGTTTGATGAGTTTCAGGGTCTTTCGCATCTGGAGGCTTTAGAGATGCTTTCCAGAGAGAGTGAATCAAAG GTGAAATCAGTTCTAAATGCACTCTCTGGAGCAGAGTTGGACACACTGGAGGAGGAAATGGAACAACTCAAAGAAGCATTTTCTTTACCTGAATTCTTTgaagatgaagaggaagaaagtaAGG GAGATGAGGAGTTCACAAAAGAAGTTACAGAGTTGTTTTCAGAGCTGCGTGTCTCCTCAAAGCCGGACAAATTGATCACG GTGAGGACATCAGCTCACGAATGGATAGCACGATTCAACAGCAGCCTTcctaaagaggaaaaagagagtgAAGAAAACCAAGCAGTAGAATCCAGAGATGGTGACCATGATGCTAAAGAATCAGTAGAG GACATTCATGCATTTGCCATAAGAAGTCTGGCTGAGATGACAGCATGCTCCATTGAAATGTTTCACAAAACTGCAGCTTTGTTTCTGCATGGTGAGAAACAAGAGGTGGCAGCCACAGACAGAGCCAAGTCCCTTTCACA AATGACCATTATGCTGTGCAAAGAACTGTCAGCCTTCTCTAAAGAGTTCACTACGTGCTTGACAACTGCAGGG GTCAAAGAGAAAGCAGACGTGCTTAATCCCTTAATCACTGGAGTGTTTTTGGAG gCTTCAAACAGTGCTTCGTACATCCAAGATGCCTTCCAGCTCTTGCTGCCTGTACTGCAGATCTCTCTTATCGAGGCTAGAACGGAACCATCGCCGTAA